The proteins below are encoded in one region of Thioalkalivibrio sp. K90mix:
- a CDS encoding undecaprenyl-diphosphate phosphatase yields MTVWVATLLGVVQGIFMFLPVSSTAHLVLTQHWLILSGEPLPPPESPEMILFDLVVHVGTLVSIVYVFRQSLWRLSGGIARESWQWASAGGSAGREMLFLRLALLCGLSVFATAVIGFTLKASFEHVFANPTLIAGTLTLTGILLWWTDRLSRRPLGLRKLGPKIATIIGVAQGFALVPGLSRSGMTITFALFSGLKRRWAAEYSFFLAIPTILAATAVQSLDVWINGNGLGDLTWTPLIVGFVVSAVVGVVSLKMVLFFLYRARLKVFSFYVWALAALVLFGFLDVDIMYGH; encoded by the coding sequence ATGACAGTTTGGGTTGCCACCTTGCTCGGAGTCGTGCAGGGAATCTTCATGTTCTTGCCGGTCAGTTCGACTGCCCACCTGGTACTGACCCAGCACTGGCTGATCCTCAGTGGCGAGCCGCTGCCGCCACCGGAAAGCCCGGAGATGATCCTGTTCGACCTGGTGGTGCATGTCGGCACGCTGGTATCGATCGTCTATGTGTTCCGCCAGAGCCTGTGGCGCCTGAGTGGCGGGATTGCTCGAGAGAGCTGGCAATGGGCCTCGGCGGGCGGAAGCGCGGGTCGCGAGATGCTATTCCTGCGCCTGGCACTGCTTTGCGGCTTGTCGGTGTTCGCGACGGCCGTGATCGGCTTTACGCTGAAGGCGAGCTTCGAGCACGTGTTTGCCAACCCGACGCTGATCGCCGGTACGCTCACGCTCACGGGCATCCTGCTGTGGTGGACAGACCGTCTCAGTCGCCGCCCGTTGGGCCTGCGCAAGCTGGGGCCGAAGATCGCCACGATCATTGGTGTGGCCCAGGGCTTTGCGCTGGTGCCCGGCCTGAGCCGCAGCGGCATGACCATCACCTTCGCGCTGTTCTCGGGCCTCAAGCGGCGCTGGGCGGCGGAATACAGCTTCTTCCTCGCGATCCCGACCATCCTGGCGGCCACCGCCGTACAGTCGCTGGACGTCTGGATCAACGGCAACGGGTTGGGGGATCTGACCTGGACGCCGCTGATCGTGGGGTTCGTGGTCTCGGCTGTGGTCGGGGTCGTCTCCCTGAAGATGGTGCTGTTCTTCCTCTATCGCGCGCGCCTGAAGGTCTTTTCCTTCTATGTCTGGGCGCTGGCGGCCCTGGTCCTGTTCGGCTTCCTCGACGTGGACATCATGTACGGTCACTGA
- a CDS encoding Rrf2 family transcriptional regulator codes for MQLTRFTDFSLRVLMYLTVQPDDQRVTVTDISERFGIPRNHLVKIVHQLGQKGYLITRRGKGGGISLARAPESINIGAVVRDMEPNLKVVDCESPMCPILPGCQLRGVLDDARDAFLAVLDQYTVRDVTQSPEHLRSLLRYSA; via the coding sequence ATGCAACTCACTCGCTTTACTGATTTCTCCCTGCGCGTGCTGATGTACCTCACGGTTCAGCCCGACGACCAGCGGGTCACCGTCACCGATATCTCCGAACGTTTCGGCATCCCGCGCAACCACCTGGTCAAGATCGTTCACCAGTTGGGCCAGAAGGGGTATCTGATCACCCGCCGCGGCAAGGGCGGCGGCATCTCGCTCGCGCGCGCCCCCGAGTCGATCAATATCGGGGCCGTCGTACGCGACATGGAGCCCAACCTCAAGGTCGTCGATTGCGAGAGCCCGATGTGTCCAATCCTGCCCGGCTGCCAGCTGCGCGGGGTACTGGACGACGCCCGCGATGCCTTCCTCGCCGTACTCGATCAGTACACCGTGCGCGATGTCACCCAGTCACCCGAGCACCTGCGGTCCCTGCTACGCTATAGCGCCTGA
- a CDS encoding ABC transporter permease, translating into MTRLSGRGGPREWLRGTWREWRSAELRVLAAALVVAVAAVAAVGFFTDRVDRGMAQQATLLLGGDMAVVGDQPIAEDWLAEAERRGLQTARTAALPSVLFTPEDDSRLSALRAVDRDWPLLGEALVRDVPDADPEVHTQGPEPGTAWLEGALLQALELEVGDTVEVGELVLEVAGEIAREPDRGSALLDIAPRLMLAYDDLEVSGLIGPGSRVRYELFATGPAAQIESYRDWIEERLEPGQRLRELDDANPELQVAIERAERFLGLASLMAVLLAGAAIAVAAHHFAQRRADAAAVMRALGASGRHVLRLYFGHVLIIALLASGIGLAIGFAAQFVLSALLGEWLAGDLPPPGLRPVAAGLGVGLITAVGFALPALLRIGQVSPLRVLRRDLGLPPASVWLSGLLALLAFGALLYWQAADPRLAAWVLLGTAGALIVLGALGLLLVLALRPLRNHGGMAMRFGLANLSRRGGLSAVQLVAFSIGILALLLLAIVRVDLLSAWDASIPADAPNQFFVNIQPGQEEAFADRIEASGLERPQLDPMIRGRLIAINDQPVQPDDFDDDQTRRLVDREFNLSYAEEPPEHNRVVEGHWFHHGPTGEDADGAWSVEAGLMERFGLEIGDSLTFRVGGQPVRGMIANVREVDWDSFRVNFFVIGPPALLGEQPRTYITALHVPEGMGAEQNRWLREFPAVSAIDVGAILEQVRDVMDQATRAVEYVFLFTLLAGLTVLFAAVQATRDVRRRETALLRTLGARRHHIRRALLAEFGSLGFLAGLLAAVIATAVGGLLAWQVFEFDYRVNPMTFVFGIVGGTLGIALAGWLGTRSVLRQAPLGVLRGPE; encoded by the coding sequence ATGACACGTCTTTCCGGGCGCGGTGGTCCGCGCGAATGGCTTCGCGGTACCTGGCGCGAGTGGCGCAGCGCCGAGTTGCGCGTGCTTGCCGCGGCGCTGGTCGTCGCGGTGGCGGCGGTCGCGGCGGTGGGTTTTTTCACCGACCGGGTGGATCGGGGCATGGCGCAGCAGGCGACCCTGCTGCTGGGCGGTGACATGGCCGTGGTCGGCGACCAGCCGATCGCGGAGGACTGGCTCGCGGAGGCCGAACGCCGAGGCCTGCAGACCGCCCGCACCGCCGCGCTGCCCAGCGTGCTGTTTACCCCCGAGGACGACTCCCGCCTGTCCGCGCTGCGCGCGGTGGACCGTGACTGGCCTCTGCTGGGCGAGGCGCTCGTAAGAGACGTCCCGGATGCCGACCCCGAGGTACACACGCAGGGTCCGGAACCCGGTACGGCCTGGCTGGAAGGCGCTCTGCTGCAGGCCCTGGAGCTCGAGGTTGGCGATACGGTCGAGGTCGGCGAACTGGTGCTGGAAGTGGCCGGCGAGATCGCCCGCGAACCCGACCGCGGCAGCGCCCTGCTGGATATCGCACCCCGGCTGATGCTCGCCTATGACGATCTCGAGGTCAGCGGGCTGATCGGACCCGGCAGTCGCGTGCGCTACGAACTCTTTGCGACCGGCCCGGCGGCCCAGATCGAAAGCTACCGCGACTGGATCGAGGAGCGGCTGGAGCCGGGTCAGCGCCTGCGCGAGCTTGATGACGCCAACCCGGAGCTGCAGGTCGCCATCGAGCGGGCCGAGCGCTTTCTCGGGCTGGCCTCGCTGATGGCAGTCCTGCTGGCCGGGGCGGCGATCGCGGTGGCCGCCCATCATTTTGCCCAGCGCCGCGCGGATGCCGCCGCGGTCATGCGGGCGCTGGGGGCCAGCGGGCGCCATGTACTCAGGCTTTATTTTGGCCATGTCCTGATCATTGCCCTGCTCGCCAGTGGGATCGGACTGGCCATCGGATTTGCCGCGCAGTTTGTGCTCTCCGCGCTGCTCGGGGAATGGCTGGCGGGCGACCTGCCGCCGCCGGGGCTCCGCCCGGTGGCGGCGGGCCTCGGCGTGGGACTGATTACCGCGGTCGGCTTCGCCCTGCCCGCGTTGCTGCGCATCGGCCAGGTGTCTCCCCTGCGCGTGCTGCGCCGCGATCTGGGGCTCCCGCCCGCGTCCGTCTGGCTGTCGGGACTGCTGGCCCTGCTGGCCTTCGGTGCGCTGTTGTACTGGCAGGCGGCCGACCCGCGTCTGGCCGCCTGGGTCCTGCTCGGGACCGCGGGCGCGCTAATCGTGCTCGGGGCACTGGGCCTGCTGCTGGTGCTGGCCCTGCGCCCGCTGCGCAATCATGGAGGTATGGCCATGCGCTTTGGTCTGGCCAACCTTTCCCGCCGTGGCGGACTGAGCGCCGTGCAACTGGTCGCCTTCAGCATCGGCATCCTTGCACTATTGCTGCTGGCGATCGTGCGCGTGGACCTGCTCTCCGCCTGGGACGCGAGCATCCCCGCCGATGCACCGAACCAGTTCTTCGTCAACATCCAGCCCGGGCAGGAAGAGGCCTTTGCCGACCGAATCGAGGCCTCCGGGCTCGAACGCCCGCAGTTGGACCCAATGATTCGCGGGCGCCTGATCGCGATCAACGACCAGCCGGTCCAGCCCGATGATTTTGACGACGACCAGACCCGGCGTCTGGTGGATCGCGAGTTCAACCTTTCCTACGCGGAAGAACCGCCAGAGCACAACCGCGTGGTGGAAGGCCACTGGTTCCACCACGGGCCGACCGGCGAGGATGCGGACGGCGCATGGTCGGTCGAGGCCGGTTTGATGGAACGTTTCGGTCTGGAGATTGGCGACAGCCTGACCTTCCGAGTGGGCGGGCAACCCGTGCGCGGCATGATCGCCAACGTGCGCGAGGTCGACTGGGACAGCTTCCGGGTCAATTTCTTTGTGATCGGCCCACCCGCTCTGTTGGGCGAACAGCCGCGCACCTACATCACCGCACTGCATGTGCCGGAGGGGATGGGCGCCGAGCAGAACCGCTGGCTGCGGGAATTCCCGGCCGTCTCCGCGATCGACGTCGGCGCGATCCTCGAGCAGGTTCGTGACGTGATGGATCAGGCCACCCGCGCCGTGGAGTATGTGTTCCTGTTTACACTGCTCGCGGGCCTGACCGTGCTGTTTGCGGCTGTGCAGGCCACACGCGACGTGCGCCGCCGCGAGACCGCCCTGCTGCGCACCCTGGGGGCCCGACGCCACCACATCCGGCGGGCGTTGCTGGCCGAGTTTGGCAGCCTGGGCTTTCTGGCGGGTCTGCTGGCAGCCGTCATCGCGACCGCCGTGGGAGGCCTGCTGGCCTGGCAGGTATTCGAGTTCGACTACCGCGTCAACCCGATGACCTTCGTGTTCGGGATTGTCGGCGGGACCCTGGGCATTGCGCTGGCCGGCTGGCTGGGAACGCGTAGCGTGCTGCGCCAGGCGCCACTCGGGGTCCTGCGCGGCCCCGAGTGA
- a CDS encoding ExeM/NucH family extracellular endonuclease, protein MERHVPSRRPLWAATLLLAALTLVAPPALALAPACPSDNASLTTNELLADPPGHDTPVVLEGIVTGVFMGNDQLGGFYLQNDESDRATGLFVYAPGQEPVTPGDRLRVQGRFGHHHGRPQLARVDGIKTCGSGRLPEPVTLELPRDAQRLSDFEDVRVRFEQTLTVTGHHELERYGSLTLSAGGRLWHPGQTGEFDDHDHAERRIVLDDGSYRARPDPVPYLDDQGTRRVGSQVTGLTGILTHAFDAHRLHPTQSPQWEGGARPEAPERAADGALRIATANLENDFVTLGERGASSRAERVRQEAKLNTALRPLKADVITTIELENRPAARERLIERLNQHGDITYQAVRHPAPGTDAIKVGMSYRPDRLELLDAVADGDRVHHRPPLLAWFGTLDGEPLFGIVAVHFKAKSGCPSSGDIDRGQGCWNERRTAQAERLAQWIEQERRDGLPVIIAGDLNAYAAEDPLRLLREAGKRDLVHAEPDQAYSYVFRGQSGQLDYLLGPRDLEERVGKAGSWAINADEPAFLGFDGSQPAEGPWRASDHDPVWLDLQRD, encoded by the coding sequence ATGGAACGGCACGTGCCCTCCCGCCGACCGCTATGGGCCGCAACCCTGCTGCTTGCGGCCCTTACGCTCGTCGCACCGCCTGCGCTTGCGCTGGCACCCGCCTGCCCGTCCGATAACGCCAGCCTTACCACCAACGAACTGCTGGCCGACCCGCCTGGGCACGATACACCCGTCGTGCTGGAGGGCATCGTTACCGGCGTGTTCATGGGCAACGATCAACTGGGCGGCTTTTACCTGCAGAACGACGAATCCGACAGGGCAACCGGACTGTTCGTCTATGCCCCGGGCCAGGAGCCAGTTACGCCGGGTGACCGTCTGCGCGTACAGGGCCGGTTTGGCCATCATCACGGCCGTCCCCAGCTCGCCCGCGTCGACGGGATCAAGACCTGTGGCAGCGGCCGTCTGCCCGAGCCCGTGACGCTCGAGCTCCCGCGCGATGCCCAGCGCCTGTCGGACTTCGAAGACGTGCGCGTGCGCTTTGAACAGACGCTGACGGTAACCGGGCACCACGAGCTTGAGCGCTACGGCAGCCTGACGCTCTCCGCCGGCGGGCGCCTGTGGCACCCTGGCCAGACCGGCGAATTCGACGACCACGACCACGCGGAACGCCGCATCGTGCTGGACGATGGCAGCTACCGTGCCCGCCCGGACCCCGTCCCCTATCTCGACGACCAGGGGACACGCCGTGTCGGCAGCCAGGTCACGGGCCTGACCGGTATCCTGACGCATGCCTTCGACGCCCACCGCCTGCACCCGACCCAATCGCCACAGTGGGAAGGTGGCGCCCGGCCCGAGGCGCCCGAGCGGGCGGCAGACGGCGCACTGCGCATCGCCACCGCCAACCTGGAGAACGACTTCGTCACGCTGGGCGAGCGCGGCGCGTCCAGTCGCGCCGAGCGCGTGCGGCAGGAGGCCAAGCTGAATACCGCCCTGCGCCCCCTGAAAGCGGACGTGATTACGACGATCGAACTGGAAAACCGGCCCGCCGCGCGCGAACGCCTGATCGAACGCCTGAACCAGCACGGCGATATCACCTACCAGGCCGTCCGCCATCCCGCACCGGGGACGGACGCGATCAAGGTGGGCATGAGCTACCGGCCCGATCGACTGGAACTACTGGATGCCGTCGCCGACGGAGACCGCGTGCATCATCGCCCACCGTTGCTCGCATGGTTCGGCACCCTGGACGGCGAGCCCCTGTTCGGGATCGTCGCGGTGCACTTCAAGGCCAAATCCGGATGCCCCTCCAGCGGCGACATCGATCGCGGTCAGGGCTGCTGGAACGAGCGGCGCACAGCGCAGGCCGAACGCCTGGCGCAGTGGATCGAACAGGAGCGTCGCGACGGGCTGCCCGTAATCATTGCCGGCGACCTGAACGCCTATGCCGCGGAGGACCCGCTTCGCCTCCTGCGCGAGGCAGGCAAGCGCGACCTGGTCCATGCCGAACCCGACCAGGCCTACAGCTACGTCTTTCGCGGTCAGTCCGGTCAACTGGACTATCTACTCGGCCCGCGAGACCTGGAGGAACGGGTTGGCAAGGCGGGCTCGTGGGCGATCAACGCCGATGAACCGGCCTTTCTGGGCTTCGACGGAAGCCAGCCCGCCGAGGGGCCCTGGCGAGCCTCGGACCACGACCCGGTCTGGCTGGACCTGCAGCGCGACTAG